The Prosthecobacter sp. genome contains the following window.
CCGGGACGCCCACACCCTCAGCCTAGCCTGAAGGCGGCTTTGGAGTCACCTGCGATCTCTCCTGGCAATTTTTCCCACACACACGCGTTTTACTCGCCCCGCATGAAACTCACCCTTGCCCTTCTCACCCTTTTCTCTGTCTCCGCCTTTTCCGCCACGGACTGGTCCCGCTTCCGCGGTCCGAATGGCAGCGGCCTCGCTGAAACCACCGGTTTGCCTGCCGTGGTCGATGACAGCACCACGCTGTGGAAAGTGCCGGTGGGCAAAGGCTGGTCCTCGCCCGTGCTCTGGGGCGACATGGTTGTTGTCACCGCCGAGACCTCCTCGCCTGTATTGGCCAAGCGAAACGAGAAAGCAGCCCCCAGTGCGGGCAAACGTGCCGTCATCGCCTTCTCCGCCAAGGATGGCAAGGAGCTGTGGCGGCATGAGGAGGAATTTGTCTCCCACCACATCCATCCGCAGTACAACACCTTCGCCAGCAGTTCCGCCTTCATCGACGCCGAGCGCATCTACATCAACTGGAGCACCGGCACGACCATCCAGGCTCTCGCCCTCGACCACAGCGGCAAACAGGTGTGGCGGAACGAGCATGTGGCCGATTACATCCATGAGCACGGCACCGGCATCTCCCCCGTTGTGGCCGATGGCATCATGATCGTGCGCAGCGAGTTCGACTGGCAGCGCGATGGCAAGGTGTACACCGAAGATCCCGCGCAGCAGAAATGGAAGTCCTGCATCGTCGGCCTCGACGCCAAAACCGGCAAGCAGGCCTGGAAGCTCGACATCCCCAACTGCCTCAACACCTTCTCCACGCCCGTGGTGCATGAATTGAAGAACGGCAAAAAAGAAGTGATCTGCGCCGATACCGGCAGCGGTGTCATAGGCATCGACCTCAAGACCGGCAAGATCAACTGGCAGCACAATCCCGGCTACAGCCAGCGCAGCCTCGGCTCCGGTGTGTTGAGCGACGACTTCTACTTCTGCACCTTCGGCACCGGCGGTGGTGTGAAGGAAGTGGCTGCGCTCGATTTGAAAAGCGGCAAGCCCCAGCCGGTGGCCTTCGACATCCCCAAAGGCCTGCCCTACGTCCCCTCGCCTCTCGTCATCGGCGAGCACATGTATCTCCTCGGCGACGGCGGCATCCTGCGCTGCGTGGAGTTCAAGACCGGCAAGGTCATCTACGAGGAGCGCATCGAAGGCACCGCTGGCAGCGCCAAGTTCTTCAGCAGCCCCGTCGCAGGAGACGGCAAAATCTTCTGCGCCAGCCAGCAGGGCGATCTCATCGTGATCAAAGCCGGTCCGAAGTTCGAGAAACTCGCCGCCAGCAAGCTCGATGGCCCGGTAAATTCCGTCCCTGCCATCGGCGACAAGCGTCTCTACGTCCGCACCGTGAACTCGCTCTACAGCATTGGTGCCAAGGGACAGCCGGTGCCGTGAGTGATGCGTCAGGGAACAGCGCCTTCGCGCTCGACTGACACAGAGCCATCGTTGTGAGCGACGATCTTTTTCTTCGTTCGATCTGCCTTCCGGCTGGTCAGGATGATGAGATTTCCCGCGTCGCTGTCGGTATGACCGGCACCCAGATACTCCCAGCCTTGACCGGGAACATTCAAATGTGACGGAAACTCAAGGAGTCTGCGATCCTCCAGAATCTTTTCATCGAACAACACATCCAGCGTGGGAGGATACTTGCCCTCGTGATCAGCCGCATACTGCTTCATGCCCAGCACAATCTGCTTCGCATTGTTCACGGCTTTCATCTGGTTGCCTTGGATCTGCACTTGGGTGAAAGCCGGCACCGCCAGCGAGGCAATGATCGCGATGAACGGGAGCGCCACGATCATGATGTAACCCGTGACGAGTCCTGTGACGGCCATGCCACTTCCCTTCAACACTCCGGCGGATTTTTTGATCGCCGAGAGTCCGAGGTGTCCCAAGATGATCGCAGGAATGCATGGCAGCCAAAGCAGCAGGCCCAAAATGCCGCAGATCATGCTCCCAACCGCCATCCCGGACGTTTTCGCGTTTGGCAAAGTCACGGAGGTTCTTGCCGCAGAAGGACCAAAGACGGGCGCTGAAGCGGCAGGAATCGGCGGCGTCTGTGGCGGGATCAGCTTCGACAGCGGTTCCCACTCCGCCATGCCCTCGCACCAGCCGAGGTCGCTGCCGCTGAGTTCGCCAGACACGAGGCGGCGATACACCTCCTGTTGGTCAAAGGGGCCTGACTTCTCTGCGTTTTTGGCGACGTGGTATTGCATGGCAGTGTGGGATGAGGATGGAAACGACCGCAGGAATACCAGAATCCACCATCCCGGCACAACGACAAAAGGGGCGTGTTTCCATCAATCCCGTTCATGGCTGCCATGAGGAAAATCTCCTTTGCCAAGGCGGAGCGGGCGGGTATGTCTGCGGCCCAAATTATGAGCAAAAAAAGTGACTTCGGATTGATCGGCCTCGCTGTGATGGGCCAAAACCTCGTTCTCAACGTCGAAAGCCGCGGCTTCCAGGTCAGCGTCTATAACCGCACCACCAGCGTGACGGATGAGTTCCTCGCCAAACATCCCGGCAAAGCCCTCGTCGGTGCCCAAACGCTCGAAGAATTCGTTCAGAGCCTCGCCCTGCCACGCAAGATCCACATCATGGTGAAATCCACCGCCGTGAAGGACAGCGACCGTGACGCCGTGGACGCCGTGATTGAGCAGCTCATCCCGCTCCTCGCCAAGGACGACATCATCATCGACGGCGGCAACAGCTTCTACCAGACCACCGAGCGTCGCGACGCCTACCTCGCTGAGAAAGGCCTTCGCTTCATCGGTGCCGGCGTCTCCGGCGGTGAAGAAGGCGCCCGCAAAGGCCCAAGTATCATGCCCGGCGGCCCTGCCAGCACCTGGGAGGTGATGAAGCCGATCTTTGAAAGCATCGCAGCCAAGGTCGATGGCGAACCTTGCGTCATCCACATCGGCCCAGGCGGTGCCGGTCACTACGTGAAGATGATCCACAACGGCATCGAGTATGGCGACATGCAGCTCATCTGCGAAGCCTACAACATCTTCAAGCACGCCGGCTTCACCACCGACGAGATGGCCGCCATCTTCAATGAATGGAACGAGGGCGACATGCAGAGCTACCTCATCCAGATCTCCGGCAAAGCCCTCGAACAGAAGGACCCCGAAACCGGCAAGTCCATCGTCGAACTCATCGTCGATAAGGCCGGCCAGAAAGGCACCGGCCAGTGGACGCTCATGA
Protein-coding sequences here:
- a CDS encoding PQQ-binding-like beta-propeller repeat protein, which translates into the protein MKLTLALLTLFSVSAFSATDWSRFRGPNGSGLAETTGLPAVVDDSTTLWKVPVGKGWSSPVLWGDMVVVTAETSSPVLAKRNEKAAPSAGKRAVIAFSAKDGKELWRHEEEFVSHHIHPQYNTFASSSAFIDAERIYINWSTGTTIQALALDHSGKQVWRNEHVADYIHEHGTGISPVVADGIMIVRSEFDWQRDGKVYTEDPAQQKWKSCIVGLDAKTGKQAWKLDIPNCLNTFSTPVVHELKNGKKEVICADTGSGVIGIDLKTGKINWQHNPGYSQRSLGSGVLSDDFYFCTFGTGGGVKEVAALDLKSGKPQPVAFDIPKGLPYVPSPLVIGEHMYLLGDGGILRCVEFKTGKVIYEERIEGTAGSAKFFSSPVAGDGKIFCASQQGDLIVIKAGPKFEKLAASKLDGPVNSVPAIGDKRLYVRTVNSLYSIGAKGQPVP
- a CDS encoding DUF4190 domain-containing protein — protein: MQYHVAKNAEKSGPFDQQEVYRRLVSGELSGSDLGWCEGMAEWEPLSKLIPPQTPPIPAASAPVFGPSAARTSVTLPNAKTSGMAVGSMICGILGLLLWLPCIPAIILGHLGLSAIKKSAGVLKGSGMAVTGLVTGYIMIVALPFIAIIASLAVPAFTQVQIQGNQMKAVNNAKQIVLGMKQYAADHEGKYPPTLDVLFDEKILEDRRLLEFPSHLNVPGQGWEYLGAGHTDSDAGNLIILTSRKADRTKKKIVAHNDGSVSVEREGAVP
- the gnd gene encoding decarboxylating NADP(+)-dependent phosphogluconate dehydrogenase, giving the protein MSKKSDFGLIGLAVMGQNLVLNVESRGFQVSVYNRTTSVTDEFLAKHPGKALVGAQTLEEFVQSLALPRKIHIMVKSTAVKDSDRDAVDAVIEQLIPLLAKDDIIIDGGNSFYQTTERRDAYLAEKGLRFIGAGVSGGEEGARKGPSIMPGGPASTWEVMKPIFESIAAKVDGEPCVIHIGPGGAGHYVKMIHNGIEYGDMQLICEAYNIFKHAGFTTDEMAAIFNEWNEGDMQSYLIQISGKALEQKDPETGKSIVELIVDKAGQKGTGQWTLMNAAENAVVISTINAAVEARILSSQKKQRVAASTQLTGPKVNITIAKAELVKKVHDALYASKIISYAQGLDLVKTMGEKKKWGLDLGRIASIWRGGCIIRARFLNRITDAYRTNASLANLMLDPFFKDVLSKTQQNWREVVSIATLNGIPCPAFSASLGYYDSYRAERLPANLLQAQRDFFGAHTYERTDKPEGQMFHTEWPEVIG